A single window of Nasonia vitripennis strain AsymCx chromosome 4, Nvit_psr_1.1, whole genome shotgun sequence DNA harbors:
- the LOC103316095 gene encoding uncharacterized protein LOC103316095 translates to MGDYLQLGHMELVPPAERESAVRSYLPHHPVFKQDGSGNIRVVFNASQLDENGVSFNYYLHTGPKLQEDIVIILIRWSFFQFVFTCDIVKMFRQFRVHPDDADWQRIFWRPDVESPVEVYRLTTVTYGTACAPFLACCSLRTTSITAKSRVAPIKVISLPKLELCGAVLLARLVVVLAWLQGHPSKWKTFIANRVSEISSSLPSAVWKHVRSADNPADLATRGETPKSLRESSLWWTGPRWLRKKETEWPNAMEEEFTTDIEAKKAEICLGFSTVHHPNFAEWCLKFSSVDKVIRILAYIHRWRANAKLDRAECRTTWLTAAELAWGKRTLLRIVQQEAFGSESESLNSKNTVSNASCLRRLLPFVDQDGIIRVGGRLQNSYLSEAEKHPVILPSKHHVTDLLIWKAHLTSLHGGPSLVQSQLSRQYWILRGRNFIRGVVRRCVKCARHRAATHTQQMAPLPAARTRPARPFSFTGVDYAGPFLIKSSPGRGQKSYKGYVAVFVCMVVKAVHLEVVSDYISTAFLAAFRRFVARRRLCKVLYSDNGTTFRGADTELRRLFDATSSLSQQVAAEVAKDGVEWTYIPPRAPNFGGLWEANVKGFISPSACYWRKEADIRGVDHRNSTNRGMLKLEAAESA, encoded by the exons ATGGGGGACTATCTGCAGCTCGGCCATATGGAGTTGGTACCCCCAGCGGAGAGGGAGTCTGCGGTTCGTTCCTACTTGCCCCATCATCCGGTGTTCAAACAAGACGGCAGTGGGAACATACGCGTTGTTTTCAACGCCTCACAGCTCGACGAGAACGGCGTTTCCTTCAATTATTACCTCCATACAGGACCAAAATTGCAAGAGGATATCGTCATCATTCTGATTCGTTGGAGCTTCTTTCAGTTCGTCTTCACATGCGATATAGTGAAGATGTTTCGCCAGTTTCGAGTACACCCGGATGACGCAGACTGGCAGCGCATATTCTGGCGCCCTGATGTTGAATCACCGGTGGAAGTTTATAGGCTGACTACGGTGACGTATGGTACCGCGTGCGCCCCATTCCTGGCCTGCTGCAGCTTGCGGACGACGAGCATCACGGCAAAGTCAAGGGTCGCGCCTATCAAGGTGATCAGTTTGCCTAAATTGGAGCTGTGCGGGGCTGTTTTGCTTGCGCGCTTggtg GTGGTTTTGGCCTGGCTTCAGGGTCATCCATCGAAGTGGAAAACGTTTATCGCAAATCGGGTGAGTGAGATATCATCGTCTTTGCCATCGGCAGTATGGAAACACGTTCGTTCGGCGGACAACCCGGCGGATCTGGCTACAAGAGGAGAAACGCCAAAAAGCCTTCGCGAATCGTCGCTTTGGTGGACGGGACCCAGATGGCTGCGGAAGAAGGAGACTGAGTGGCCGAATGCAATGGAAGAAGAATTTACGACGGATATAGAGGCGAAGAAGGCGGAGATTTGTCTTGGGTTTTCTACTGTACATCATCCAAATTTCGCCGAATGGTGCCTAAAGTTCTCCTCAGTCGACAAAGTCATCCGAATTCTGGCGTACATCCATCGATGGCGAGCCAACGCTAAGCTCGATCGGGCCGAGTGTAGAACAACGTGGCTGACTGCAGCAGAGTTGGCGTGGGGTAAAAGGACATTGCTGAGGATCGTACAGCAGGAAGCATTCGGGTCAGAGAGTGAGTCATTGAACTCGAAAAACACCGTGTCCAATGCCAGCTGTCTACGTAGACTGCTGCCTTTCGTCGATCAAGACGGGATTATCCGCGTCGGTGGAAGATTGCAGAATTCCTACCTATCAGAGGCAGAGAAGCACCCCGTAATACTGCCCAGCAAACACCACGTCACAGACCTTTTGATTTGGAAAGCTCATCTAACCTCGTTACACGGAGGTCCTTCGCTTGTGCAGAGCCAGCTTTCTAGGCAATACTGGATTCTTAGGGGAAGAAATTTCATACGTGGAGTAGTACGAAGGTGCGTCAAATGTGCGCGGCATAGAGCCGCTACACACACGCAGCAGATGGCCCCCTTGCCCGCGGCCCGCACGAGGCCGGCCAGGCCATTCAGCTTTACTGGAGTGGATTATGCTGGGCCTTTCCTAATCAAATCGTCGCCAGGTCGAGGGCAAAAATCCTACAAGGGCTATGTGGCTGTTTTCGTGTGTATGGTCGTCAAGGCGGTACATCTAGAGGTGGTGTCGGACTATATATCCACCGCGTTTCTGGCAGCATTTAGACGGTTTGTCGCCCGGCGGAGACTGTGTAAGGTGCTCTATAGCGACAACGGTACCACTTTTCGCGGCGCAGACACCGAGTTGCGACGCCTCTTCGATGCCACATCGAGTTTGAGCCAGCAGGTCGCGGCGGAGGTGGCAAAGGACGGAGTGGAGTGGACGTATATCCCGCCTCGCGCACCTAACTTCGGCGGCTTATGGGAAGCCAACGTGAAGGGATTCATTTCACCTTCAGCGTGTTATTGGCGAAAGGAAGCTGACATTCGAGGAGTGGACCACCGTAACAGCACAAATCGAGGCATGCTTAAACTCGAGGCCGCTGAGTCCGCTTAG
- the LOC103316094 gene encoding uncharacterized protein LOC103316094 has translation MGECDDLLADQKRLFNLMQQIAAVTKTETSQTFNAADVEARLGLLEAYWEKFSDHDLVLQRDAKTLKARSYFTKNMFDGGLGAYLTGKAWLSERVRTLRAPPPARAPSETAAAGAVSHQAALEKLKLPRFSGTQREWEAFKERFELLVLDDATMPLVIKFQHLLNCLEGEAAEKLKGIQIIATNFQTAWETLCRRYDNKFLRFLVQMKALSTLPSAAKEYVSHINQLLNTTNESINTFRALGRPVEHWDDVLIHFIECKLAPTTRMDWVKEIESKKSSKMADEFPTYEELRKFLEDRVQTLDIADTDLESSSQRTQVESSKKSVSAQRTGRKGAYSATQRAGRAGSKQKCSFCSADHFVGYCQKFGACSPTQRRQHAESARLCTNCLSSHHSINACTSKGRCLACGDKHHTRLHEEKKTPGNSSVGVTSAGKSTVAHALTDSVNSFFATRETSILLSTACVVLESDHGRAMTVRALLDSGSEESSISEHVARALGLPSTTVNVATDRELQTSSLHITVDQELTKAITRFWEIETVSAGTRLSPQEEECYAHFRRTYYRDKKGRFNVRLSVREPPTELDTQMIAAACFS, from the coding sequence ATGGGGGAGTGTGACGATCTGTTAGCCGATCAAAAGCGTTTATTCAACCTGATGCAACAGATCGCTGCAGTCACAAAAACGGAAACATCGCAAACGTTTAACGCCGCCGACGTAGAGGCCCGGTTGGGGCTGTTGGAAGCTTATTGGGAGAAATTCTCTGACCATGACCTCGTATTGCAGAGGGATGCGAAGACACTGAAGGCGCGCTCATATTTCACGAAGAACATGTTCGATGGCGGACTCGGGGCCTACCTGACCGGAAAAGCTTGGTTATCAGAACGAGTAAGGACACTGCGAGCACCTCCCCCTGCGAGGGCGCCCTCAGAAACAGCGGCAGCCGGTGCTGTCTCTCACCAAGCAGCGTTGGAAAAGCTAAAACTGCCACGATTTAGTGGCACTCAGCGAGAGTGGGAGGCGTTCAAGGAGAGGTTTGAGTTGTTGGTGCTTGACGATGCGACAATGCCTTTGGTCATAAAATTCCAGCATCTGTTGAACTGCTTGGAGGGTGAAGCGGCGGAGAAACTTAAAGGCATCCAAATCATCGCAACTAATTTTCAAACAGCCTGGGAAACGTTGTGTCGACGCTACGACAACAAATTTCTGCGATTCCTCGTCCAAATGAAGGCCCTCTCTACTCTTCCGTCGGCTGCCAAGGAATATGTGTCGCACATCAACCAACTGCTCAATACAACCAACGAAAGTATTAACACGTTTCGTGCACTGGGACGCCCGGTCGAACATTGGGACGATGTTTTAATACATTTCATTGAATGCAAATTGGCGCCGACAACCCGAATGGACTGGGTAAAGGAGATAGAGAGTAAGAAATCATCGAAGATGGCGGACGAGTTTCCGACGTATGAGGAGCTGCGAAAATTCCTGGAGGATAGAGTGCAGACCCTAGATATAGCCGACACGGACCTGGAGTCATCAAGTCAGAGAACTCAGGTTGAATCTAGCAAAAAGTCTGTCTCAGCGCAGCGGACCGGAAGAAAAGGAGCTTATTCCGCTACTCAGCGGGCAGGGCGAGCCGGGAGCAAGCAAAAGTGTTCATTCTGCAGCGCGGACCACTTCGTCGGATACTGCCAGAAGTTCGGGGCCTGTTCACCGACACAACGTCGACAGCATGCAGAATCGGCTCGCCTGTGCACCAACTGCCTTAGTTCGCACCATTCTATCAATGCATGTACTTCCAAGGGACGATGCCTTGCTTGTGGAGATAAGCATCACACCCGGCTGCACGAAGAGAAGAAAACACCTGGGAACAGCTCGGTGGGTGTAACTAGTGCGGGGAAATCTACTGTAGCCCATGCTCTTACGGATTCGGTCAACAGCTTCTTCGCGACCAGAGAAACGAGCATTCTTCTGTCTACAGCATGCGTAGTTCTGGAGTCTGACCACGGACGCGCTATGACAGTGAGAGCGCTACTGGATTCTGGATCTGAAGAATCTTCTATTAGCGAGCACGTGGCTCGAGCGCTCGGACTGCCGTCTACCACTGTTAACGTAGCCACGGATCGGGAGCTACAGACGTCATCACTGCACATCACAGTGGACCAAGAGTTGACCAAGGCCATTACCCGGTTTTGGGAAATCGAAACAGTGTCAGCTGGCACAAGGCTATCGCCGCAAGAGGAGGAGTGTTATGCACACTTCCGACGTACTTATTATCGCGACAAAAAGGGACGATTCAACGTTCGCTTATCTGTTCGTGAACCACCCACTGAACTGGATACACAGATGATCGCTGCCGCGTGCTTCAGTTGA
- the LOC107981597 gene encoding uncharacterized protein LOC107981597 — MIPRFFFGRRYGVVIPTREEWKARRDSLPGTGNAWYTDGSRAETGTGSGYYCQRDGRGTFFSLGRYATVFQTEIYAILSCAQRNIELGARDRIITICSDSLAALRALMAHRMTSRLVWECKVVVNQLTAHNNKVRLLWVPGHTGIRGNEIADRLAALEDKHPPIGPEPYTGAC; from the coding sequence ATGATCCCGCGCTTCTTCTTTGGAAGAAGATACGGGGTCGTGATACCGACAAGAGAAGAATGGAAGGCCCGCAGGGACAGTCTACCAGGAACTGGGAACGCCTGGTACACAGATGGCTCTAGGGCAGAGACTGGCACTGGTTCGGGGTACTACTGCCAAAGGGATGGAAGGGGAACTTTCTTTTCCCTGGGGCGGTATGCTACGGTCTTCCAGACCGAGATATACGCTATACTGTCCTGCGCTCAGAGGAACATTGAACTCGGCGCAAGGGATAGAATTATCACCATTTGCTCAGACAGTCTGGCGGCACTTAGAGCACTTATGGCTCATAGAATGACCTCCAGACTGGTCTGGGAATGCAAAGTGGTTGTAAATCAGCTGACCGCTCACAACAACAAGGTCAGACTTCTCTGGGTCCCAGGGCATACCGGGATCAGGGGTAACGAAATAGCAGATAGACTTGCAGCTTTGGAAGATAAACACCCTCCAATCGGGCCGGAGCCCTACACAGGTGCCTGCTAA